The stretch of DNA AGAACAAGCTCGTATTGCTGAAGCGGCAGGAGCAGTAGCGGTAATGGCATTGGAACGAGTACCTTCTGATATTCGTGCAGCAGGTGGCGTAGCACGAATGGCTGATCCGCGTATTACGGAAGAAGTACTGAATGCAGTAACAATTCCAGTTATGGCAAAAGCACGTATAGGTCATATTTCTGAAGCCCGCATGTTAGAAGCAATGGGTGTAGATTATATTGATGAATCGGAAGTATTAACACCAGCAGACGAAGAGTTCCATTTAATTAAGAGTAATTTCACCGTTCCTTTTGTATGTGGGAACAAAGATTTAGGAGAAGCAGCTCGAAGAATTGGTGAAGGTGCTTCCATGCTTCGCACAAAAGGGGAACCTGGTACGGGTAATATTGTAGAAGCAGTGCGTCATTTGCGTAAATTAAATGCTCAGGTACGTAAAATCATTCACATGAATGAAGACGAATTAATGACGGAAGCAAAAATTCTAGGTGCTCCTTACCATGTGTTACTTGAAATCAAACACTTGGGCAGATTACCGGTTGTAAACTTTGCAGCAGGTGGGGTAGCTACTCCTGCAGATGCAGCATTGATGATGGAACTTGGAGCAGACGGAGTTTTCGTAGGATCAGGTATCTTCAAATCAGATAACCCTGAAAGATTTGCACGTGCAATCGTTGAAGCGACGACGCACTACCAAGACTACAAATTACTTGTTGAGATTTCAAAAGACCTTGGAGTGCCGATGAAAGGGATTGAAATGTCTCGTTTAGAAGCGAAAGATCGAATGCAGGATCGAGTACTGTAATATGGTGAAAATCGGTGTATTGGCTCTACAAGGAGCTGTTCGAGAACATATTCAATCGATAGAAGCGAGCGGAGCACAAGCAATCGTTGTCAAACGTGTGGAAGACTTGTCTGGGATTGATGGATTAATTCTACCGGGCGGAGAAAGCACAGCGATGCGTCGACTGATTGATTTATACGGCATGATGGAACCATTACGCGAATTTGCAAAAGCGGGACATCCGATGTTTGGGACATGTGCAGGGCTTATCCTCCTGGCCGGTTCACTTGTAGGATATGAGCAACCGCATATAGGAGTAATGGATGTGACAGTAGAACGTAATTCATTTGGTCGACAAGTCGATAGTTTCGAAGTGAGCCTTTTAATAAAAGGTGTAGCGGATGATTTTCCTGCTGTGTTCATAAGGGCACCGCATATTAATGAAGTTGGACCTAAGACAGAAGTCTTATGTGAACATAACGGTCGTATTGTGATGGCTCAACAAGGACAATTTTTAGGATGCTCTTTTCATCCTGAACTGACGGACGATCATCGTGTAACTGCTTATTTTGTCCAATTAGTAGTAAATTTTATAAAGCAAAAAGTTTAAGATTAAGCCTGCCATTGTGCAGGCTTATTTTTTTTGAAGTTCTAAATGGGATTATTAAATTGTAATCATCTAATTGAATTTAGGGAAATATGTAAATACAAATCAAAAATGGATATTAATTAGATAATCTTTCTATCTATTGATATAGGTTTATTAAACCAAATGATTCTAAAGATAGGTTTAAGAAAAATTATCCATTTTTTCAACAGGATAATAAACCTGTATTTAATCAATAAAAAACAGTGATAGTTACCTATTTATTCAGAATAGTAGAAAAGATACAATACGAATTACCCGGAATTATTTCGGAATTTTCAGAAACTGAGGAGTGAAGTTGAGTGAAGAAGAAAAAAGTCGTGAGTCTGAGTTTAGCAGCAACAGTTGCATTATCGGCAGCTATTGCACCAGTACAGGCAGCACCAGGAAATGCAAATTCTGAAAAAGTCCACATGAATCAAAAAAGCAATACACCGGATTTTATTTCTGGTAAACTAACAGCCCCATCAAAGAAAGCAGCAAAAGACATCGTGTTAAATTATTTAGCAGAAAAACAAGGACTCTATAAAACCAGCAATGATTCTTATTCTAATTTCAAAGTACTGAATGAAACAAAAGATGAAGCGGGCTTCACTCTAGTAAAATTACAACAAGTTTATAAAGGTGTACCAGTTTTCGGATCAGTATTAACAGCGCATATTGATGCGGATGGTGTATTGACAGCTGTATCCGGTGAACTAGCACCAGAATTAGATAAAAAACAATCTTTAAAGAGTGGCGCAAAAATCAAACATGCTGAAGCTCAAGCGATTGCATCCAAAGATCTGGAAGCAAAAGTAGGAGAAGCTCCAGAACTTGCGAAAGAAGCAAAACCTGAATTCGTAATCTATGTGAAAGATGGAAAAGCTAACTATGCGTATGCTCTTGAGTTTGAATTCTTATATCCATCACCAGGTAACTATCAGTACTTCGTAGATGCACAAACAGGGGATATTTTAGCCTCGTATAATCAGATTCATGAAGCAAAATCATCACCTGGTGCTACATCACCAACAGGTACCAACACAGTAGGTTCGGGTAAGGGTGTTTTAGGTGATACGAAGTCATTTAATACGGTAACGAACAGCAATGGTTCATATTTGGTGGATCGTACGCGTGGAAATGGAATCTTTACGTATAATGGTAAAAACCGTACACAAACACCAGGAACGTTATGGTTGGATACAGATAACGTGTTGAATGCGGCTTTTGATGGACCAGCTGTTGATGCTCACGCTTACGCTGCCCAAACATATGATTATTATAAAAATGTCCATAACCGTAATAGCTATGATGGCAATGGGGCACAATTAATTTCTACCGTACATTACGGTCGCAATTACAACAATGCTTTCTGGAGCGGTTCGCAAATGGTGTATGGTGACGGAGATGGCTCTACATTCATCCCTCTATCAGGATCGCTTGACGTTATCGCACATGAGTTAACTCATGCCGTGACGGATACAACTGCGGATTTAGTCTATCAAAATGAATCAGGCGCAATCAATGAATCAATGTCTGATATTTTCGGTACGTTAGTAGAATATCATTTCAATAACAATCCTGACTGGTTAATGGGAGAAGACATTTATACACCGGGAACATCAGGCGATGCATTACGATCCATGGCAGACCCAACAAAAAATGGAGATCCGGATCATTACTCGAAACGTTATGTGGGAACACAGGATAATGGCGGTGTTCACTCGAACAGTGGAATCAGCAACAAAGCTGCATACCTGTTAGCAAATGGCGGCACACATTACAGTGTCAGCGTAGCAGGAATCGGCAATGACAAAACGGGTAAAATTTTCTACCGTACGTTAACACAGTATTTAACACCAAACTCTACTTTTAGCCAATACCGTGTAGCAGCTGTTCAAGCAGCGACTGATCTTTATGGCGCAAGCAGCAGTGAAGTGGCAAGTGTGAAATCAGCATTTACAGCAGTGGGTGTAAATTAATTATTGAAATTTAAAAGACATCAGCTTGTTCCTTAAATGGAGTAAGTTGATGTTTTTTCTTGTATAACAGCTTGCCAAAATACATATCCTGTAGTAAAGTATGGATAATTTCACATATGAAACGTTGATGGGAAGTAGTAACAAGTTCCGTTTTTTGAAGAGAGCCAGCGGTTGGTGCGAGCTGGTAAAAACACTTGTGAATCCGTCCTGGAGTTGCGCGACTGAAAATTAGTAAGTTGCAGCCGGTTGAAAAGCCGTTATGAGACAAGTGGATTTGTTCGCATGGACAAATCAATCAGGGTGGCAACGCGGGTAGCTCTCGTCCCTTTCCAAGGGGATGGAGGGCTTTTTTTGTTGTCCAGCTTCGTAGCCCAGCTCGCACCTTCGCTTCAGAAACTCATTCGAAAACGAGTTTTCGATTCCTCACCGGAGGAGTCGAGCTAGAGTGGGCTACAACGCTTTTCGGCGATTTCTAAAACGTCTTTTTAACGCTTGTTACTAATCTCCCATCATCGAAATCGAAGGAGGAAAATACATGTTAGATGTAAAACGCGTAAGAGATAATTACGAAGAAGTGAAAGCAAAACTTGAAAAACGCGGTGAAGACTTAGGGAACTTTGATCAATTTGCAGAGCTTGATTCTAAACGTCGTGAACTAATCGGCAAAGCAGAAGTATTAAAAGCAGAACGAAATGAGGCATCTGAAAAAATTGCGGTTATGAAGCGCAATAAAGAAAATGCGGACGATGTAATCTTGCGTATGCGTCAAGTAGGCGATGAAATTAAAGTGTTGGATGAAGAATTACGTAGTGTAGAAGAAAAGTTTGCAGATATGATGATGCGTCTTCCAAATATTCCACATGACAGCGTTCCGGTTGGGGATTCTGAAGATGATAACATTGAAGATCGTACATGGGGAGAAATACGTGAATTTGATTTTGAACCAAAACCTCACTGGGATATCGCGACAGATTTGAATATTGTCGATTTCGAACGTGCGGCAAAAACAACTGGTAGCCGTTTCCTATTCTACCGTGGTCTAGGTGCTCGTTTGGAACGTGCTCTTATGAACTTCATGATCGATCTTCATACCGAAGAGCATGGCTATGAAGAAATGCTACCTCCATACTTGGCAAACCGT from Paenisporosarcina sp. FSL H8-0542 encodes:
- the pdxS gene encoding pyridoxal 5'-phosphate synthase lyase subunit PdxS, giving the protein MTQHLTGTDRVKRGMAEMQKGGVIMDVINAEQARIAEAAGAVAVMALERVPSDIRAAGGVARMADPRITEEVLNAVTIPVMAKARIGHISEARMLEAMGVDYIDESEVLTPADEEFHLIKSNFTVPFVCGNKDLGEAARRIGEGASMLRTKGEPGTGNIVEAVRHLRKLNAQVRKIIHMNEDELMTEAKILGAPYHVLLEIKHLGRLPVVNFAAGGVATPADAALMMELGADGVFVGSGIFKSDNPERFARAIVEATTHYQDYKLLVEISKDLGVPMKGIEMSRLEAKDRMQDRVL
- the pdxT gene encoding pyridoxal 5'-phosphate synthase glutaminase subunit PdxT, which gives rise to MVKIGVLALQGAVREHIQSIEASGAQAIVVKRVEDLSGIDGLILPGGESTAMRRLIDLYGMMEPLREFAKAGHPMFGTCAGLILLAGSLVGYEQPHIGVMDVTVERNSFGRQVDSFEVSLLIKGVADDFPAVFIRAPHINEVGPKTEVLCEHNGRIVMAQQGQFLGCSFHPELTDDHRVTAYFVQLVVNFIKQKV
- a CDS encoding M4 family metallopeptidase: MKKKKVVSLSLAATVALSAAIAPVQAAPGNANSEKVHMNQKSNTPDFISGKLTAPSKKAAKDIVLNYLAEKQGLYKTSNDSYSNFKVLNETKDEAGFTLVKLQQVYKGVPVFGSVLTAHIDADGVLTAVSGELAPELDKKQSLKSGAKIKHAEAQAIASKDLEAKVGEAPELAKEAKPEFVIYVKDGKANYAYALEFEFLYPSPGNYQYFVDAQTGDILASYNQIHEAKSSPGATSPTGTNTVGSGKGVLGDTKSFNTVTNSNGSYLVDRTRGNGIFTYNGKNRTQTPGTLWLDTDNVLNAAFDGPAVDAHAYAAQTYDYYKNVHNRNSYDGNGAQLISTVHYGRNYNNAFWSGSQMVYGDGDGSTFIPLSGSLDVIAHELTHAVTDTTADLVYQNESGAINESMSDIFGTLVEYHFNNNPDWLMGEDIYTPGTSGDALRSMADPTKNGDPDHYSKRYVGTQDNGGVHSNSGISNKAAYLLANGGTHYSVSVAGIGNDKTGKIFYRTLTQYLTPNSTFSQYRVAAVQAATDLYGASSSEVASVKSAFTAVGVN